From one Ignavibacteria bacterium genomic stretch:
- a CDS encoding DUF2279 domain-containing protein, with the protein MFIILAGTSLYAIPVVDTVFADTVPTTLTVHASGVTESADDSLYVPRSEFTYANNQRYTFLGGRPLRHTNVQTLPLVGMGVAYAAVFTALHINQTQAWWKDKTGGWHVIEDLEYARWLDKYGHLFAGYAMSTLPADILMEAGVEQEQARWIGAGLGLLYQTYVEVQDGFAANWGFSPSDEIANVAGCTYFLLQYYVPYLENFSPRWSYVPSEWTGGRELNERPKTFIDDYSSTTFWLACNVHNMLPASCKPYWPDWLMLSVGYGIRNYATLDAAGNALPVLQRFMIGLDYNWVKILPTSSVGFLNYLRQCLNIIRFPGPTLEWGDEGPSFKFLYPFQISVPL; encoded by the coding sequence ATGTTTATTATATTGGCCGGTACCAGCTTGTATGCAATACCGGTGGTGGATACGGTTTTTGCCGATACCGTACCGACAACCCTAACGGTTCATGCTTCAGGTGTTACTGAATCGGCAGATGACAGTTTGTATGTACCCCGGAGCGAGTTCACGTATGCCAATAACCAGCGGTATACATTCCTGGGTGGACGTCCGCTGCGGCACACCAACGTTCAGACTTTGCCGTTGGTGGGTATGGGAGTAGCCTATGCTGCGGTATTTACAGCCCTGCACATCAATCAAACCCAGGCATGGTGGAAGGATAAAACCGGTGGCTGGCACGTGATCGAAGATCTGGAGTACGCCCGATGGCTTGACAAATACGGGCACCTGTTCGCAGGGTACGCAATGTCCACCCTGCCGGCTGATATCCTGATGGAAGCCGGTGTAGAGCAGGAACAGGCGCGCTGGATAGGTGCCGGACTTGGTTTACTCTATCAAACCTATGTGGAGGTTCAGGATGGTTTTGCTGCTAACTGGGGATTCTCGCCGTCGGACGAGATTGCAAACGTTGCCGGGTGCACCTACTTCCTGCTTCAGTATTACGTGCCCTATCTTGAGAATTTTTCGCCGCGATGGAGTTATGTACCCTCTGAATGGACGGGAGGGCGTGAACTCAATGAGCGTCCGAAAACCTTTATCGATGATTACAGCAGCACAACCTTCTGGCTGGCATGCAACGTGCATAATATGCTGCCTGCTTCCTGCAAGCCATACTGGCCAGACTGGCTGATGCTTTCGGTAGGCTACGGAATTCGTAACTATGCTACGCTAGATGCCGCCGGCAACGCACTACCCGTTCTTCAGCGGTTTATGATTGGTCTGGATTATAACTGGGTGAAAATCCTGCCAACGTCGTCGGTTGGCTTTCTGAACTACCTTCGCCAGTGCCTGAACATCATCCGGTTTCCGGGACCAACCCTGGAGTGGGGCGACGAAGGTCCATCGTTTAAATTCCTGTACCCATTTCAGATTTCTGTACCACTGTGA
- a CDS encoding DUF4115 domain-containing protein has translation MDPLAQRLKAEREQQGLSIRDLSVVTKVREPYIEALERGRYDILPAVYIRSFVKTIGSALGITHAELEKLMRVSFEGNEESVRLPRAAETPAKSSGLESTVQRATAAVEQGVSRASEVLGDGIKKIGSLRSLNSISLGNRPRLVMAAAVLAVLILIIIFVWVASSSDEPTTDAGVPAADVITVPDNVSGTGDADSIRLDAVVSDSAWITITMDGERTQQQVLVPGTEYNWSAHKKFVLNVTNVGGVRFIRNGEPLPLFGRKGEAVRSIVITRTDVVSSAQPPSQQGLPVQSPTPQAQQNSQPAAPIAKAPAPKTPAAQKPAVVAPKPRQQPAQRNAVRSNPRRQPQQQRKPAPSRRSMPLITPAPTVPPR, from the coding sequence ATGGATCCACTGGCACAGAGACTAAAAGCAGAACGCGAACAACAAGGGTTAAGCATTCGAGACCTGTCTGTTGTTACCAAGGTTCGTGAACCATATATCGAAGCTCTGGAGCGTGGCAGATATGATATCCTGCCGGCAGTGTATATCCGTTCGTTCGTGAAAACAATTGGCTCTGCCCTGGGCATTACACATGCCGAGCTTGAAAAGCTCATGCGCGTTTCTTTCGAGGGCAACGAAGAGTCCGTACGGTTACCGCGTGCTGCAGAGACACCTGCAAAATCATCGGGTCTTGAATCAACAGTCCAACGCGCTACGGCAGCCGTTGAGCAGGGCGTTAGCCGCGCCTCGGAAGTTCTGGGCGATGGCATTAAGAAAATCGGTTCACTGCGTTCCCTGAACAGCATATCACTTGGAAACAGACCCCGCCTTGTAATGGCAGCAGCCGTCCTTGCTGTATTAATTTTAATTATAATTTTTGTGTGGGTAGCAAGTTCGTCGGACGAACCAACTACTGATGCCGGAGTTCCGGCAGCCGATGTTATTACCGTCCCTGACAATGTATCCGGTACGGGCGATGCTGACAGTATCAGGTTAGATGCCGTTGTTTCTGATTCAGCCTGGATTACCATAACGATGGACGGTGAGCGTACGCAGCAGCAGGTTCTGGTACCGGGCACCGAGTATAATTGGTCCGCACATAAAAAATTTGTTCTCAATGTTACGAATGTTGGTGGTGTACGCTTCATTCGCAACGGAGAACCATTGCCGCTCTTTGGCAGGAAGGGCGAAGCCGTCCGCTCTATCGTTATTACGCGTACCGATGTTGTTAGCAGCGCTCAGCCACCGTCACAGCAGGGACTTCCAGTGCAATCCCCTACCCCGCAGGCTCAGCAAAATTCTCAACCGGCAGCACCTATTGCAAAGGCACCTGCGCCAAAGACACCTGCAGCTCAGAAACCAGCAGTGGTTGCGCCTAAACCGCGCCAGCAGCCGGCACAGCGAAATGCCGTGCGGAGTAACCCACGACGTCAGCCACAACAGCAACGCAAGCCTGCACCATCACGCAGATCGATGCCGTTGATTACACCTGCACCAACTGTACCACCACGGTAG
- a CDS encoding DUF1446 domain-containing protein, translating into MVKSVRIASGQGFWGDLQSAPLQQVSRGPVDYLVMDYLAEVTMSILQKQRMRNPELGYARDLIDVVRDVLPYLVERNIKLITNGGGVNPLAARDRIAQVAAELGITGLKIGVVTGDDILAEIPDLVAGGHEMRHMESGEPIATVQNKLLSANVYTGAWPIVQALAEGAQIVITGRTTDTGLTLAPMIHEFGWQETEWDKMAAGTVAGHINECGAQASGGNFLGNWKDLPDMDDVGFPIIEAFADGTFVVTKHDGTGGAVTRETVSEQLLYEIGDPAEYITPDCVADFTSISLEDLGNNRVRVFGIKGKPNTPFLKVSASYLDGFVAFGQLTYAAPDAYEKAVAADTILRKRLDKLGLEFDELRTEFVGMNACYGPQALPIVPNEVTMRIGARARSKATIERFGMELAPLILTGPPSVTGFSGGRPKPSDVVAYFPALINRTVIKMKVHVARV; encoded by the coding sequence ATGGTTAAATCTGTTCGAATTGCATCCGGTCAGGGGTTCTGGGGTGATCTCCAGTCGGCACCGCTCCAGCAGGTTTCGCGGGGTCCGGTTGACTACCTGGTCATGGACTACCTGGCGGAGGTGACGATGTCGATCCTTCAAAAGCAACGGATGCGCAATCCTGAACTGGGGTACGCACGTGACCTGATTGACGTTGTGCGAGACGTCCTGCCATATTTGGTAGAACGCAACATCAAGTTAATTACCAACGGTGGCGGCGTTAATCCACTGGCGGCACGCGACAGGATTGCTCAGGTTGCTGCCGAATTGGGGATTACGGGGCTAAAGATTGGCGTGGTAACGGGAGATGATATTCTGGCGGAGATACCGGATCTGGTGGCCGGCGGACATGAAATGCGCCACATGGAGTCGGGAGAACCAATTGCAACGGTACAGAACAAACTGCTCAGCGCAAATGTGTACACCGGAGCCTGGCCGATTGTTCAGGCCCTGGCAGAAGGAGCACAGATTGTTATTACCGGCAGAACAACCGATACCGGTTTAACGCTGGCACCGATGATCCATGAATTCGGGTGGCAGGAGACAGAGTGGGATAAAATGGCGGCCGGAACAGTAGCCGGACATATCAACGAATGCGGCGCTCAGGCGTCGGGCGGAAACTTTTTGGGGAACTGGAAGGATTTGCCGGATATGGACGATGTTGGCTTCCCGATCATCGAGGCGTTTGCCGATGGCACCTTCGTGGTTACCAAACATGATGGTACGGGCGGTGCGGTTACCCGCGAAACAGTATCGGAACAATTGCTGTACGAAATTGGCGATCCAGCCGAGTATATCACGCCCGACTGCGTTGCCGACTTCACTTCGATTTCACTCGAAGACCTTGGCAATAACCGGGTACGCGTTTTTGGCATTAAAGGCAAGCCCAATACACCCTTCCTGAAAGTAAGCGCATCGTACCTGGACGGCTTTGTAGCCTTCGGACAACTTACATACGCCGCCCCGGATGCCTATGAAAAAGCAGTTGCAGCGGATACGATTTTACGCAAACGCCTGGACAAGCTTGGATTGGAGTTCGACGAACTGCGTACTGAATTTGTCGGAATGAACGCATGTTACGGTCCGCAAGCCCTGCCAATCGTACCCAATGAAGTTACTATGCGTATTGGTGCCAGAGCACGTAGCAAGGCAACGATAGAACGCTTTGGGATGGAACTTGCACCCCTGATCCTGACCGGCCCACCCAGCGTTACCGGATTTTCGGGTGGCAGACCAAAACCCAGCGATGTTGTGGCATACTTCCCGGCGCTTATCAACAGAACCGTAATCAAAATGAAGGTGCATGTTGCACGGGTATAG
- a CDS encoding KpsF/GutQ family sugar-phosphate isomerase, which translates to MSTDPTEPNQTLEFVRRAFQQQQDAITRTAESVDAAWADAAQYIAAAHSVVTTGLGKSGFIAKKMSATLNSLRIQSASMHPVDALHGDCGFLTPSDVLVAFSKSGETPELIGFAKHAKTIGLPVVAITARPESSLGALASVAVTIRVPAELDSNGIIPTASTTTMLVVADILSLLASKQRGGTVEDLLITHPQGAIGWSLHQRVQDVMRSGGQLPKVSLQATLTEALSELSGKGLGAVCIVGDEDRLEGIITDGDIRRFVASGKPVEQTRASEVMTSAPVTIQPEALLHEALVLMEQRERQIGVLPVTNGRICVGLIRIHDVVKMSQR; encoded by the coding sequence ATGAGTACAGATCCCACAGAGCCGAACCAAACACTGGAATTTGTCCGCCGGGCTTTTCAACAACAACAGGATGCAATCACACGTACGGCAGAAAGTGTCGATGCTGCGTGGGCTGATGCGGCACAGTACATCGCGGCGGCACACTCAGTTGTAACCACCGGCCTGGGTAAGTCAGGCTTCATTGCCAAAAAGATGTCGGCAACTCTTAACAGCCTGCGCATTCAGTCGGCAAGTATGCACCCTGTTGACGCTTTACACGGTGACTGCGGTTTTTTAACTCCGTCCGACGTCCTGGTGGCATTTTCGAAGAGCGGCGAAACTCCTGAGCTGATCGGGTTTGCAAAACACGCCAAAACGATTGGATTGCCTGTTGTGGCAATTACCGCAAGGCCTGAATCATCGCTTGGTGCTCTGGCTTCGGTGGCTGTTACAATTCGGGTGCCGGCAGAATTGGATTCCAATGGTATCATCCCAACGGCATCCACAACCACCATGCTTGTAGTTGCCGACATCCTGTCGCTTCTTGCATCAAAACAGCGCGGTGGAACGGTTGAAGACCTGCTGATCACGCATCCGCAGGGGGCTATTGGCTGGTCGCTCCACCAACGGGTGCAGGATGTTATGCGGTCGGGCGGGCAGCTCCCCAAGGTTTCGCTGCAGGCAACACTTACCGAGGCGCTCTCGGAACTCTCCGGTAAGGGGCTTGGAGCTGTGTGTATCGTTGGTGATGAAGACAGGCTTGAAGGAATCATCACCGATGGTGATATCCGCAGGTTTGTTGCCTCCGGGAAACCGGTTGAGCAAACCCGTGCTTCCGAGGTAATGACCTCGGCTCCGGTAACCATACAGCCGGAGGCTCTGCTTCACGAAGCACTTGTCCTGATGGAACAGCGGGAACGCCAGATTGGCGTACTCCCTGTTACCAACGGACGTATCTGCGTGGGGCTGATACGGATACACGATGTGGTCAAGATGTCGCAGCGGTGA
- a CDS encoding phosphoribosylformylglycinamidine cyclo-ligase, with protein MDYKKAGVNIEAGELLVEKIKPAVAATRTAGVLSDIGLFGGFFDARFPDYRHPVLVASTDGVGTKLKIAIMANRHDTVGQCLVNHCVNDILACGARPLFFLDYYATGALNADVAADVITGIATACKQNDCAVLGGETAEMPSIYANDDYDVAGTIVGIVEKDSILNGSRVEVGNVLIGLPSAGLHTNGYSLARKALFPRYDIHDHVAELGGSLADALLAVHTSYLHPVAPLLNDNLITAISHITGGGILGNTKRILQPGQQLRIDWGSWHIPAIFTIIQHAGSIAEAEMRHVFNLGVGIILVVHKGNVDAVLERLSAHHPFIVGEVVGE; from the coding sequence ATGGATTATAAAAAAGCTGGTGTGAACATTGAAGCAGGCGAGCTGCTGGTTGAAAAGATAAAACCGGCAGTGGCAGCAACACGGACTGCGGGGGTCCTTTCAGATATCGGACTGTTCGGAGGCTTTTTTGATGCCCGATTTCCCGACTATCGTCACCCTGTTCTTGTAGCCAGTACCGATGGCGTTGGCACTAAACTAAAAATTGCAATTATGGCAAACCGACACGACACGGTTGGACAGTGTCTGGTAAACCATTGTGTGAACGATATCCTTGCATGCGGTGCCAGACCGCTGTTCTTCCTGGATTACTATGCTACCGGGGCTCTAAATGCCGATGTTGCCGCAGATGTGATAACCGGAATTGCAACAGCGTGCAAACAAAATGACTGTGCAGTTCTGGGTGGAGAAACAGCCGAAATGCCGTCGATTTACGCAAATGACGATTATGACGTTGCCGGTACGATTGTTGGTATTGTAGAAAAAGATAGCATCCTGAACGGCAGCAGGGTTGAGGTTGGGAATGTGCTGATTGGCTTACCGTCGGCAGGCCTGCATACAAACGGGTATTCCCTTGCACGCAAGGCGTTGTTTCCGCGTTATGATATTCATGACCATGTGGCGGAACTTGGCGGCAGTCTTGCCGATGCTCTCCTTGCCGTTCATACATCGTACCTGCATCCGGTAGCGCCACTCCTGAATGATAACCTGATTACTGCAATCTCGCATATTACCGGTGGCGGAATTCTTGGTAATACAAAACGGATCCTGCAACCCGGACAGCAGTTGCGGATTGACTGGGGAAGCTGGCATATACCTGCGATATTTACAATTATCCAACATGCCGGTTCGATTGCGGAGGCCGAAATGCGCCACGTGTTTAATCTTGGCGTTGGAATCATACTCGTCGTACATAAGGGGAATGTTGATGCCGTGCTGGAACGTCTTTCGGCTCACCATCCGTTTATTGTCGGCGAGGTTGTTGGCGAATGA
- a CDS encoding RecQ family ATP-dependent DNA helicase: MARNMEAARSVLKTVFGFDDFRTGQVDIVTAVLQGKDVLGVLPTGGGKSLCFQVPALVFPGCTLVVSPLIALMTDQVQRLRQRNVEAECLHSGQSNAEQQQIFDKARQGLVKLLYVAPERLSSSQFVQQLAGVTVSLLAVDEAHCISEYGHDFRPAYRLIPRLFSVKARVPIVALTATATPDVRTDVTATLQMINPTVIVRGFDRPNLSLKVYETAHKVEAIAAIAIKHSTESILIYAGSRRTTETLAAELGKRGISAAAYHAGKHPTERQTIQESFLNGTVPVLTATNAFGMGIDKPDIRFVIHADLTLTPEAYYQEAGRAGRDGKPAVCLLLYHESDRRLMDFFIECTYPDEQTISKVLNYLHYQNSQLRPGELLRADETKVAVTLHLSHAHVKGVMNLLEREGALVRTSADGYVQVVRRASADRLQEFAQAAPATTREAARAISSLLMGADARDGVTISIRTILQRNGISVHEFRETLKAMLLARLISYKGRESDAGVILLTSSDSQIGDIVDMPQVHQRRDRAIGKLNLVINYAQTAECKRNYLLNYFGDVTHSSRCGRCSSCTETKQVPSISSRDKGTERAVVQCVYELRNRFGRNVVADVLTGTASAKVIQHNLHHAASWGALKSYNRSEVMRVIDGSVVRQMLVLTGSLFPLLGVSEKGLRAYRPMPRQLELRAPVVDEMFAAAVKALLDFRDSTADRENKAPSSLCSMAAIERLASDMPKSVKELVPPVHGDGIFLAHYSDEILQVLNKVRMQQAGRIPSARITETTRRVVALAETSTSLAHLAERLRLTAPQVAQQLQLAIEGGVSVNLSTLIPAEVFEQVVRFVRNHRYARLRQVREYFGNEVDYPVLRVAVAAARRELYGVPQ; encoded by the coding sequence ATGGCAAGGAACATGGAAGCAGCCCGTTCGGTGCTGAAAACGGTTTTTGGTTTTGATGACTTCCGGACTGGACAAGTTGATATCGTTACGGCTGTCCTCCAGGGTAAGGATGTTCTGGGCGTACTGCCCACCGGTGGCGGTAAGAGTCTCTGCTTTCAGGTTCCGGCCCTGGTGTTCCCGGGATGTACGCTTGTTGTTAGCCCGCTGATTGCACTGATGACGGATCAGGTGCAAAGACTTCGGCAACGGAATGTTGAAGCAGAGTGCTTACATAGCGGACAGAGTAATGCTGAGCAGCAACAGATTTTTGATAAGGCCCGCCAAGGCCTGGTAAAACTGCTCTATGTAGCACCTGAACGTTTGTCTTCATCCCAGTTTGTTCAGCAGCTGGCAGGCGTTACTGTTAGTCTGCTGGCCGTTGACGAAGCGCACTGCATTTCGGAATACGGTCATGACTTCCGGCCTGCCTACCGACTGATTCCGCGGTTGTTTTCGGTAAAAGCCAGAGTGCCAATTGTGGCACTTACGGCAACGGCAACGCCCGATGTGCGTACCGATGTTACGGCCACGCTTCAGATGATCAACCCCACCGTTATTGTACGTGGGTTCGATCGTCCGAACCTGTCGCTAAAAGTGTACGAAACGGCCCATAAGGTAGAGGCCATAGCAGCAATCGCCATAAAACACAGCACCGAATCTATCCTGATTTACGCCGGCTCTCGAAGAACGACCGAAACGCTTGCAGCCGAACTTGGTAAACGTGGTATTTCGGCAGCAGCGTATCATGCAGGGAAGCATCCCACGGAACGACAAACCATCCAGGAAAGTTTTCTAAATGGAACCGTACCCGTCCTGACTGCCACAAATGCCTTCGGCATGGGTATCGACAAGCCGGATATCAGGTTTGTAATCCATGCTGACCTCACGCTCACGCCTGAAGCATACTACCAGGAGGCTGGTCGCGCCGGCCGCGATGGGAAGCCTGCAGTATGCCTGCTGCTGTACCACGAGTCAGATCGGCGACTCATGGATTTTTTTATCGAGTGCACCTATCCAGATGAACAAACGATAAGCAAGGTATTAAACTATCTGCACTATCAGAATTCTCAGTTGCGCCCGGGTGAGCTGCTACGCGCAGATGAGACAAAGGTGGCAGTAACCCTTCACCTTTCGCATGCACACGTGAAAGGCGTGATGAACCTGCTTGAACGTGAAGGTGCATTAGTGCGTACTTCAGCAGACGGGTATGTGCAGGTCGTGCGCAGAGCATCGGCTGACAGGTTGCAAGAATTTGCGCAGGCTGCACCGGCAACAACCCGGGAAGCTGCCCGTGCCATCAGCAGCCTGCTGATGGGTGCAGATGCACGTGATGGTGTTACCATTTCAATTCGAACGATCTTGCAGCGTAACGGCATTTCGGTCCACGAATTCAGAGAAACACTGAAGGCAATGCTGCTTGCCCGCCTGATTTCGTATAAAGGGCGGGAATCGGATGCCGGTGTTATTTTGCTGACATCAAGCGATTCTCAAATCGGCGATATTGTGGATATGCCGCAGGTTCACCAGCGGAGGGATCGCGCAATTGGGAAATTAAACCTCGTGATTAACTACGCACAGACGGCTGAATGCAAACGTAACTATCTGCTTAATTACTTTGGCGATGTTACTCACTCGTCGCGGTGCGGACGTTGCAGCTCCTGTACCGAAACGAAACAGGTTCCTTCAATTTCGTCCCGTGATAAAGGTACCGAACGGGCAGTCGTACAGTGCGTGTATGAACTACGAAATCGGTTTGGTCGTAATGTTGTTGCTGATGTTCTCACCGGGACCGCATCCGCTAAGGTTATTCAGCACAATCTGCATCACGCAGCATCGTGGGGAGCACTGAAAAGCTATAACAGGTCAGAAGTTATGCGGGTTATCGATGGCTCAGTCGTCCGACAAATGTTGGTGCTCACGGGGAGTCTGTTCCCCCTGCTCGGAGTGTCGGAGAAGGGGCTGCGGGCATACCGTCCGATGCCTCGGCAACTTGAGTTGCGAGCACCAGTCGTTGATGAAATGTTTGCAGCCGCCGTAAAGGCACTCCTGGATTTTCGGGACAGTACAGCCGACAGGGAAAACAAAGCCCCCTCCAGCCTCTGTTCGATGGCTGCAATCGAACGTCTTGCGTCAGATATGCCCAAATCGGTGAAGGAGCTTGTCCCGCCAGTGCATGGTGACGGTATTTTTCTGGCACACTATTCAGATGAGATACTACAAGTTCTTAATAAAGTGCGAATGCAGCAAGCGGGAAGGATCCCTTCAGCACGAATAACTGAAACAACACGAAGGGTTGTAGCATTGGCGGAAACATCTACTTCGCTGGCCCACCTGGCAGAGCGGCTGCGTTTAACTGCGCCACAGGTTGCACAGCAACTACAGCTTGCTATCGAAGGCGGAGTATCGGTAAACCTCTCCACACTGATTCCAGCTGAGGTCTTTGAGCAGGTTGTGCGGTTTGTTCGTAACCATCGCTATGCCCGGTTACGTCAGGTCCGGGAATACTTTGGTAACGAAGTTGATTATCCGGTCTTGCGAGTTGCTGTTGCTGCTGCCCGTCGGGAACTCTACGGGGTGCCACAATGA
- a CDS encoding glycosyltransferase — protein sequence MIAKPKPPDKGDITLSIVVPVLNEEKLLEQTLRVFTPELQARFQAEIIVSDGGSTDSSVSIALTHTSNVVVHSGEHRQTIAEGRNKGAEVAQGSVLIFINADTVPANAEGFLATIVCFADRQGRYGRASALACPVHVNPSEARLFDSIFHPLYNTYIALLNLLRIGAGRGECQIVRTDVFRAVGGYRPALAAGEDFDLFARIALRARVMFAGDLLMYESPRRYRRFGYLRIVWWWSVNALSVLFRGKSSSEEWEQVR from the coding sequence GTGATTGCTAAACCAAAGCCCCCTGACAAAGGTGACATTACGCTTAGCATTGTAGTGCCCGTGCTGAACGAGGAGAAACTGCTCGAGCAAACCCTTCGCGTTTTTACACCGGAGCTGCAAGCCAGGTTTCAAGCAGAAATCATTGTTTCGGATGGTGGTAGTACTGACAGCTCGGTGAGCATCGCATTAACACATACGTCCAATGTTGTTGTACATTCCGGTGAACATCGTCAGACCATTGCAGAGGGACGGAATAAAGGGGCTGAGGTTGCGCAGGGGTCAGTGCTGATTTTTATTAATGCCGACACGGTTCCCGCCAACGCCGAAGGATTTCTTGCCACTATTGTTTGTTTTGCGGATAGGCAAGGACGGTACGGCAGGGCATCCGCCCTTGCCTGTCCGGTTCACGTGAATCCATCGGAGGCCAGGCTGTTTGACTCGATTTTTCATCCGTTGTACAACACCTATATTGCACTGTTAAATTTGCTACGAATCGGTGCCGGCCGCGGAGAGTGTCAGATTGTCCGCACTGATGTGTTCCGTGCTGTCGGAGGCTATCGGCCAGCACTTGCCGCAGGTGAAGATTTTGACTTGTTTGCCAGGATTGCTCTTCGTGCACGAGTGATGTTTGCCGGTGACCTGCTGATGTATGAATCACCGCGGCGGTATCGCAGATTTGGATATCTTCGAATTGTATGGTGGTGGTCAGTCAATGCTCTTAGTGTTTTGTTTCGGGGAAAATCATCTTCAGAAGAATGGGAACAGGTACGATAA